TCTCCATCTGCGATCTCACAGCACCATGTTTACAGGGGGGAGGGACGGGGTTTGTAcgggagaaataaaaggaaaaactgaagcaCACAGCCGTCGTGTGTCCTGCCTGTCATGGGTGCTGGCCACGTCCCAGGACCCCTGCCCCCCGGGGCTGCAGCTGCACCTGGAAAGGCTGCATGCTGAGGTTGACGCCGCAGCGGGCCCGGGGTCGCAGAGAGGGCAGGGTGCCCGCAGCGGGCATCAGCGTGAAGGCCCGGAGCAGCTGCGCCAGCACCACCAGGAGCTCAAGGCGTGCCAGCGGCTCCCCCAGGCACACACGCGCCCCGCAGCCGAAGGCCAGCACTCTGGGGCTGGCGCCGGGGACCAGGAAGCGATCTGCGGGCGGGAGGATAGAACCAGGGTCCAGTAGCGGTGGGGACTGGCCTCCGCCGCCCCCAGCCCTTGTGCCGCAGCCaccgcccctcccctgccaccacgCACCGGGCCGGAACTCCTGTGGCCGCTCCCAGACCGTCTCGTCTAAGTGGGCGCCTTGCAGGTTGGGGATGACAACCATGCCCTCGGGGATGTCGTAGCCCGAGATACTGAGAGGAAGGTGGAGTCAGAGGCCCACCAGGATCCCCCACCCTTTGGTCCCCCGTGTGCCCAGCTCTTAGGAGAGTCACCTGCTGGGCCGCGTGGTGCAGTGCGGCAGGGCCAGGGGCACGACGGGCCGCAGGCGCAGCACCTCGGCAACGGTGGCGCTGAGCAGGGGCAGGCGTGTGGGGTCTCTGTACGGGATTCGGGAGCCTGAAGCTCCAGGACCCAGCTCCCGATCCAGCTCTTCCTGCAGTCGCTGCTGAATCTGGGAAATGGGAGCAAGCCTGGTGTCTGGGGTGGGAACCCTGAGGTAGCTGACCCAGGCCTGCCTGGCCTCCCGGCCCCGGGCCCCTCCCTAGAGCAACCCAGTGGAGGAGCCTTCGTGCCCACTGGGAGAAGCGCCCCTGGGTGAACGCATcccatgggggcggggggaggcagcGAACCGAGTTCCTGGGCCCCAGCCGGGCTGCCCCCAGGGCGCACCTCAGGGTGGTGAAGCAAGAACGCCACGGCCCAGGAGAGGGTGGTGGCCGTGGTCTCGGTGCCGCCAATGAAAAGGTCCACCACGGACATGTGCACGTGTCCTTCGAGGAGCTGTCCACAGCCCTCTTCTGCTCTCAGCCTCCCCACCCTCTGGAGCATGTAGTCGGTCATGTCCCTCCACTGGCCTGCCACCATGCTCTCctgtggtggggaggaggagcccgCCTGAGCGCGTCCAGCAGGTGCGCCACCTGGGGGCAGACTGCGGGGGAGCCAGGCCCACGCGGCCTTCCCACCTTGTGCTGCCTCAGCTGCTTCTCTACGATGTGGTCCCGGTTCTCCAAGGCTCGCTTCAGCCTCCAGAGGCCTGGGTTGGGAAAAAACTGGGGCAGGGGGCAAAAGGGTGCAGCCGCTGGCAAGGAGGCCTGCTCCCCCCGCACCGcccctcccaggacccagggagtCTGGGCTGCACCCCTCACCCTGAGAAAGGGAATGATGTCCAACATTTGGATGGACCAGTGCTCCCAGGTTCTCATCAGGTCTTGAACACAGTCATGAAAGGTATGTACTAAGGTGTCCTCCTgccgaaaaaaaaagaagaaaaaagttcaggaccagagagggccagggagaggCTAAAGAAGGGCCCCAGCACATGGAGGGCAAGAAAACCTTGACCTTGTCTCCGAAGGTGAGGTGACAGATGATGGCGCAGGTGAGCAAAGAGAATTCCTTCTGGATGGCCACAGGGGTGCCAGCCTGGGCTCTCATGCGCTGCGGAGGAGGAACAGGAGCTAAGCAGGCCGGGCGCCGCCGGGCAAGGGGCAGCGGAGCTGGGGCGGCTGTGGGGCGGCAGCCTCACCTCACAGAACTCCTGGGTCAGCTGCTCCACCAGCGGCTCCATGGAGCTGCGGATGCCCAGCAGCAGGGCTGAGCGGGTGAGTTTCTTGTGAGCCTTCCACAGCAGGGAGTAGTCCCCCAGGGACAGGTCCTGGTGGTGCAGAGACACCAGCTTGTCTGCGAGTAGGAGAATAGGAGAGGGGAGGGACGGACCATGGGAGCCGCAGGCTGGCCTTCCCGGCCTCTGACAGCCCACGTCCCTCGAGAACCGCCCCAGCCCTTACAGGATGGCGTCTGCGGTCTGCCGGCGAAGTCCACCCATTTCCTGACCATGGCTTCCTCGATGGTCCTCTTAGAATTCAGCACCACCACATCTGGGGAGGAGTCAGAGCGGGGTGTCAGCAGGAAGGGGACCCTACCTCCCACGCGGTGGGGCTGGCGACGGAGCAGAGGCAGACTCACCTTGCAGCCCCAGGCGGAGCCTGTAGATGGGCCCCAGTTTCTGCGTCAAACCCAGCAGGTGGAGGGGAAGGTCGGGCTGCAGCAGGTGCAGGCAGCCAGGGACAAGAGGTGGGAGGTGCAGACCCCTGAGCTTCCACTTGCCCCACAGCAGGCGGGCACCAGCCAGCACAGTCAGCAGCAGCACCCCGAGGAGTAGCATGGCCAGAGACCCGTGCAAGGGCCCTGGCCGGGCCACTTATAGCTCCTGCGGCCCCACCATCCATCCTGTGCTCCGACTTCTGCGGCCTCCTTTGAGTCCTTCCGTCGGGTCCCGGCCCACTGTCCCGCCCACGTATTCCTGGAAGGGCATCGGCCTCCCTGGCCTTGGGGAGTCCACATCTCAAAGAACAGGTCCCTCATCCatcaagaagaaaggaaggggacgTGACCCTGACCTTTCTCCCGCAGCCGGAATCGATTTTCTGGCTGCACACCAACCACACAGGACAACGTGGCCACTCTCGGGCCTGCGCCCTCTCCCAGAGCCACCCACCTGGGACCACCATCCCGCCAAAGCTTTATCTCAGAGAGACCACGGCCATCCCTGCCTAACATGCCCGTCCTGGCTTGCCCAAGGACAAAAGGAGATGCAAGCAGCCTGCGTGTTCTTCACCTACAGATGGGGTGACCTTTCGGCCTGGTCTGCCTGGGTCATCCAGGTTACACCTGCAGTCCCAGTGTAATTATTAATCGTGCCCTATTTCAGTCTCAAAAGTTGAAGAACTACATGCCCCCCCAGTTTGGAGCTCTTACTATGTCCTTGATATGCTCTGTGGTGGCAGGGGAAAGGCGCCAACTCAAGCTGGCTTGAGCCAAAAAGAACTCACTGTGCAGATATAGGGGGACCTCAGAGAACCGGAGCGAGCAGGAAGAGAGGGACTTCACTGACCTTGGaatctggggggtggggagcacagctGCCCTCTCTTGCTCCTCCTCCGAGTCTGCCTGCccgccctctcctctccctgcactGGGCTGCTTGTGCTCCCTGCAACAGGCAGGATGGAACTGCCTCCCGGGTCAGAGTCCTCGGGTTACAGGTCCGGTCCCAGGTCAAGGGAGGTTCCTGGCACGTTCGGTCATGaaccctgcccccgcccccccccatccccattgATGCCAAAGTCCCCAGGAAGGGACCCAACAGCCACagctgggatggaggcccagCCCTATTCTGGGAGCTGTTGCCCTAAAGGGTGCAAGGCAGGTAGGGCAGGCAGGAACCACTTTAGGGGGGAGGAAGCAGCTGGGAGGCTCAAAGGAGGGGTGATAGCGGCCAGTGAGAGGTCAGGGCTGcctggggtgggagtgagggctCGGAAGTGACCAGGTCCCACCCTGGCTCTGTGAACTGATTCTTGCACCCAGGAGGACTTAGACCTTCTCGCCCTTGGCTCTACCCAGAGAGCACAGGCTACGTGGCTGGAGACCCTGCACGGAAATGCTGGCCGAGCCACCGACCAGCTTGAGGGAGCTGCCATTGGGGGTCCTGATGAGGGAGCTCAGGTCCAGGGCTGGGAGGGAACAAGCAGGGGTGGGAtctcggggtggggtggggtgggcaatgGCAGCTGCTTCCTTCCTCGTAGTTAACACCCCAGACCCGGGCCGCGTCTCACCACCGCAGCAGCTGAATCCCCAGCTCTCGTAAATGGCTTTATTGCGCCCCTGCTGACCAGCTCTGGGGAGAGACCTGATGGGCAGCCAAGGGGCCATGGCAGCAACAGCCTTGGGGAGCCTCTGAGACGTGGGTGGAGGCCATAACCTCCCAAGGTTGCATGGCTTCGGAGGGGCTCCACAGGAAAGAACAGGGAGCCGGGAAGTTGGCCTGAGTGGGAACAAACCTGATCGCCTTGCTGGCCCCAGCTCTTCCACCCCACCTCCAAATCCAAATTTCAGACACAATGGGATTACAAGCAGTGCCTCCAAATGGCTTCTCCAGTGCCTCCAGTGCCCCTGGCCTCTGGGCCTTTCATGGTCTCCATCGTCTGCCTCAAGTgccctcacccacccccaccctctccgCCTGATCCCTTAGCTTTCAGAACCCAAGTTAGATGTCATctcctccgggaagccttccccttctcccctctcccagaCTGGGTCAGATGCCCCAACTACGTGCCGCACAGGACCAGGCAGCTCCAGTCATTACATGTTTCAGAGGACGGGGACCTGGCCCAGGGCACAGCATGGAGTGAAAGTGCCACAAATTCCTGCTGCACGGTCGGGTGGCAGGCTGCTGAACAGACTTCCATCAAAGCTGATCTCGGCCAATTTCTCTCGCTGGTGTTCTAGGTCAGCCCCGAGACCCAAGGGGGGCCGCCACATGGGGAGAGCTAGGCTGGCAGGTAGGGAGGGCTGGCCCAGTGTATTAATACACACATCACCAAGTCCTTGTACAACTCTGGGCAAGTCCCCTAACCACTGTAAGGAGATCAGGGGCCGGCTCCAAGCAGGAGACCCCAGGACTCACAGCTGCTCGAGGGCAGAGCGGGAAGCACGTGGCCACCAGCCACTCTAACTAAAGCAGAAGAGCCAAGGCATGAGGCTGAGCACGAGCTGTGCCGGAGGCCCCCGCTGGCCACAGTGGGGCAGGGGAGCACCCCACACACAGAGCGGAAGGGAGGCTTCGGCATGATGCCAGAGCCTTAGGGTACAGGCTGCTGGGTCACCAGTCCACTAGGGATGCTCCCAGTGCATTATCTGAGAGAGACACTCTCAAGGGTCATCCAGGCTCTGAGAACTGAAGATGATGCAAACCCTGGCCTCAGAAGCTGGCAAAGGTGGCAGGGGCACTGCTCTCAATCCTTGAGACACACTGACACTTTGCTGCCAGAGGCCTTTATTGTCCAGGGGCCCGGGTACAGCAACAATCCAGGTAATAgctgggggaggcgggagggtGACCCTCACACCTGGCACCCCTGAGTGCCATACTCCTGGAGGAAGTCACTGAGCTGGGCGCAGGCTGCCCGGTGGCGGGTGCTCTGGCACAGGCGTTTAGAGGGCATCTCCTCAATCCAGCTATTCGAGTCCAGCAGGTACTGGGGGCTGCAGAGGCAAAAAGGCAgtcagcaggggtgggagggtggggaggtgcGAGAGGAGGGCACGGGGCACCTCGTTTCTGACGGGGCAGGTCTGGGTGCTGGGCATCCATTCCCTCATGAGGCATGAGGAGAGCAGGAGACATTGGAGGCCCAGAGAACTCACTCTCCCTTGAGGTCCGAGGTAGCCCCATCCAGACCCATGATCAAATATTCCTTCCCAGGTTCCAAGCGAAGGCGGCAAGAGTCTCGAACCAGGAAGTTTCGGGTCTGACCGACCTTGGCCTTGGTGTCCTTGGCTGAGAGGATGATGTACACAGGAGTAGTCAGAGGGGGGCAGAAGGTCCGGGGTGAGCGGGGGGCCCAGGGCTGGCGTGGAACCTCTCATTTGGCCCTCACCGCTCCTTACGGGGAGGTACAGCCGCTTTTCGAATTATGGACAAGCCCGGAGCTTCCAAGAGGCTTTGAGCTCAGGCCCTGAACTTACACAGTCCAGAGCACCCGGGCCACAAACCCTTGACCTCGGCTCCctatcccccaccccagccacccgCCCATCCATTCCCCTCATACTGAAATGAATGACTTGGGTGATGCTGGTCTCAAAGAGGCGGAAGGCAGCTCTGCCATCTTCTCGGAGGACCTTAACCTGGAAGCCTGTGGGGGAATTTAAGAGAAGGGAGCACGGGTGTGTTCCGGCTGCGGTCAGGAGCAGGCCCAGGCAGAGACCCTGGCGGCGGCCGCGGAAGACTGACCGTACTGCACTCGGGGGTAGTAGCAGGCGAACCTCATCCTGTAGCCGGCCTCGTCCTGCAGCCCCCGCTCCAGGGCACGACGCTGCCGGGGGCACTTCCCTGCATCAGGGGCCCAGGTGAGACAGCGCAGGCCCTCGCCTCACcggctccctgccctccctcccagccctgggtCTCACCCTCGGCACACTGGCAGACGTCAGCAGAGCACAACGTGGACAAGAGTTTGCTCTTAGTGGGTGCTCCGTAGAACACAGAACACTTGTGctctggggaagagagagggcgGCTAGAGCTcatgtccctcccccaccccccacctcatcCCAAGGAGCCGCAGGACATCCTGCCTGCCACGGCATGGCCCCAGCTCCTGATGTCTCACACAgggacacctgctccccacctgctgaGTGTCCCCAGGTGCTCACCAGGGTTGTAGTAATCATACAGGGCGGCGCTGGCCGGCTGCACGAGCCCCACAGGTACCTCCTGCACTGCTCCAAAGCCCACACACTCCCGAGACGTGGGGACCTGAcacagtggggaggagaggtCAGGGCATGCTCTCTGGGCGCTGCGGGCCACTGTGCTGCATCTCCTTGACCTATCTGGTCTTATCTTTAGTATCTTTCACATTCTAGTACCTTCTGGCTGCCAGAATTCTAAAAACTGCTCTGCAAGGTCTCTGCTGACTTCACTGGCAGTCAGTGACGTCGCAGTCTCCAGTGCCCAGGGGCAGTCTCACATCGTGGACACATTGTGCATGAAACTCTCTAAGCTCAGGGTAGCTTCTGGCCGTCCCTGgctctctctgacctcatcatGCGTGACcgttcctcttcttcctccctggaGGCGCAGtctggggcctgggctcctccCGTCCCCTGCATTCCCCTGAGGTCTCAACTGTTCCTTGGCTTTCACCAAAACCTTCCCAGCCGATGAGTCCCAAATTAAACATTCAGCCTCATTCTTGCATTAGGATTGCTGTGAGACCTAGAAGTTCCCCagactccctctgcctgccccaaaGCCCGCCCCCTCCCGACAGCCTTGCTTCATCACCAGTGCAACAGGGTCTCCATTTATCTGTCATAACCTAACGGCAGGTGCTGTCACTCGCCCACCTCTGTGACCCTGCAGCTCCTGACCTAGGCCCAGACCCGTCTCCTCACGCCCACACTGGCTCGGTCCTGTCCAGTACCCTGCCACTTTCCCTCCTGAGCTGGGCTGCTTAAGTCAACTCCTCGCCCAGGAATCTTCCTGGCCCCTCATCTTCAACCAAACTCCTTTGCCCAGCTTCTCAGGCTAATGGGGGGTCCAGCCCGTCAGCAGGCACTGGGCAGGGCAGTGGGGGGGTTCCTTGATCCCCAAGTGCCTGGCTTAATGGTGTTACAGTATTAACAcatctttttcacattttctccaAGAGATTACAGTTCACATTCGAAAAAAGtttgaggggggatccctgggtggcgcagcggtttagcgcctgcctttggcccagggcgcgatcctggagacctgggatcgagtcccacgttgggctcccggtgcatggagcctgcctgcttctccctctgcctgtgtctctgcctctctctctctctctctctctctctgatgtgactatcataaataaataaaaattaaaaaaaaaaagtttgagggcCATCAGAGGATGGATGATTGTTTGCTTTAGCCAAATAAAggcacaaaaagacaaaaactcaTCCGTGACTGTTATCACTT
The Canis aureus isolate CA01 chromosome 7, VMU_Caureus_v.1.0, whole genome shotgun sequence genome window above contains:
- the CYP21A2 gene encoding steroid 21-hydroxylase isoform X2; protein product: MLLLGVLLLTVLAGARLLWGKWKLRGLHLPPLVPGCLHLLQPDLPLHLLGLTQKLGPIYRLRLGLQDVVVLNSKRTIEEAMVRKWVDFAGRPQTPSYKLVSLHHQDLSLGDYSLLWKAHKKLTRSALLLGIRSSMEPLVEQLTQEFCERMRAQAGTPVAIQKEFSLLTCAIICHLTFGDKEDTLVHTFHDCVQDLMRTWEHWSIQMLDIIPFLRFFPNPGLWRLKRALENRDHIVEKQLRQHKESMVAGQWRDMTDYMLQRVGRLRAEEGCGQLLEGHVHMSVVDLFIGGTETTATTLSWAVAFLLHHPEIQQRLQEELDRELGPGASGSRIPYRDPTRLPLLSATVAEVLRLRPVVPLALPHCTTRPSRSLPGPRRQPQSAGLRLRGACVPGGAAGTP
- the CYP21A2 gene encoding steroid 21-hydroxylase isoform X1, producing the protein MLLLGVLLLTVLAGARLLWGKWKLRGLHLPPLVPGCLHLLQPDLPLHLLGLTQKLGPIYRLRLGLQDVVVLNSKRTIEEAMVRKWVDFAGRPQTPSYKLVSLHHQDLSLGDYSLLWKAHKKLTRSALLLGIRSSMEPLVEQLTQEFCERMRAQAGTPVAIQKEFSLLTCAIICHLTFGDKEDTLVHTFHDCVQDLMRTWEHWSIQMLDIIPFLRFFPNPGLWRLKRALENRDHIVEKQLRQHKESMVAGQWRDMTDYMLQRVGRLRAEEGCGQLLEGHVHMSVVDLFIGGTETTATTLSWAVAFLLHHPEIQQRLQEELDRELGPGASGSRIPYRDPTRLPLLSATVAEVLRLRPVVPLALPHCTTRPSSISGYDIPEGMVVIPNLQGAHLDETVWERPQEFRPDRFLVPGASPRVLAFGCGARVCLGEPLARLELLVVLAQLLRAFTLMPAAGTLPSLRPRARCGVNLSMQPFQVQLQPRGAGVLGRGQHP
- the CYP21A2 gene encoding steroid 21-hydroxylase isoform X3, with the protein product MEPLVEQLTQEFCERMRAQAGTPVAIQKEFSLLTCAIICHLTFGDKEDTLVHTFHDCVQDLMRTWEHWSIQMLDIIPFLRFFPNPGLWRLKRALENRDHIVEKQLRQHKESMVAGQWRDMTDYMLQRVGRLRAEEGCGQLLEGHVHMSVVDLFIGGTETTATTLSWAVAFLLHHPEIQQRLQEELDRELGPGASGSRIPYRDPTRLPLLSATVAEVLRLRPVVPLALPHCTTRPSSISGYDIPEGMVVIPNLQGAHLDETVWERPQEFRPDRFLVPGASPRVLAFGCGARVCLGEPLARLELLVVLAQLLRAFTLMPAAGTLPSLRPRARCGVNLSMQPFQVQLQPRGAGVLGRGQHP